A section of the Cottoperca gobio chromosome 17, fCotGob3.1, whole genome shotgun sequence genome encodes:
- the dsg2l gene encoding desmoglein-2-like protein, which produces MALLVKCSISILLVFFLTLAPVGTEGKGTGLQRQKREWIIAPRQLKENHDYTGLQSIARIRSDKENYTKVFYYLSGPGVDQPPVGVFGIDRETGYVKIYSILDREATPFFHLKGAAKFADGTFAETDIDLKITVLDENDCTPVITVQQVGSVSEACEAGTVVMRVMATDADQVNTLHSSIYYSIVEESSTAGLFFINSQTGEITVLQNSIDREKQDSYTLTIRAIDMGGQGGGNAGTGQVTVQILDINDNVPTLEQESYEGNVQENTYNMEVMRVHSVDMDLIHTENWQSVYTIVSGNEAGYFSITTDSQTNEGVIMINKAVDYEELKTINLEVAVCNKAAYNFGSKSGSGSGSGSGSGSGSGSGSGSGSGSGSGSGSGSGSGSGSGSGSTSKAYPVKINVINQKEGPRFQPSVKVVTLSEDQSSISINKVIATYAAIDSDTLKTATNVRYAKFKDDDNWLIIDQKTAEIRLNKMPDRESLFLVNGTYYAKILAISDDIPAKTATGTVAIQVEDFNDHCPKLTTTTQTMCFDDNVVYATAVDQDKFPNSAPFAFTVIQGSSKEKWTVEHLNDTTAILRDQSNLWPGTYKVALEVRDQQGKLCADVQMMDVIVCRCNDVTKTCKRRIQKTAEFGAAGILLMLLGLLLLLLLPLLLLFCLCGGAAALGDFKAIPYDTKQQLISYHTEGQGEDKDVPLLHVPLEVVGDNSNVNIFNNYGDRGYLGGPTEVGAADGRLALSGAQNSSNLTAENMHLYNQYNHSSGQMGREYVDGGLMAGNERRFSQYHGGVFDGMALSDNFLGDYYSNKSNHAANHSQQKDGLLLYNYEGQGSLAGSVGCCSLLENENDLEFLNDLGPKFKTLAEICHGSALATESVNAGVSFSSPRPVSPVFPAISTETHVRSHTETIRDRDHVNTLNTFNTLNTPNVASGSSTILREERITGTAQGSTIVPTVHVNDNIVVPTQTMLIQQPTMYYAATPMYVVEPSPQMVLVAGGNQQAMGHVGQVGLGQGLVQVGGLQGSQGMVLVDRQVGMGGITGQVGMGGIIGQVGMGGMTGQVVQGLSQGTLSRSRKVLVVENESLGAGQGAHLAHGFIQTGNVSAEHGLQVKGGNGSQFKTQSISLASHGSTGSTDDFSLKVPTKMKGSQKVVVQRKKVSVKERNIESSTKA; this is translated from the exons attcGCTCTGATAAGGAGAACTATACAAAGGTATTTTATTATCTTTCGGGGCCTGGTGTAGACCAGCCACCTGTAGGTGTATTTGGTATCGACCGTGAAACTGGCTACGTGAAAATCTATTCCATTCTGGACCGAGAGGCGACCCCCTTCTTTCAT TTAAAAGGTGCGGCGAAATTCGCCGACGGGACCTTCGCTGAAACCGATATTGACCTTAAAATTACTGTTTTGGATGAGAATGACTGCACACCGGTCATTACAGTACAGCAAGTCGGATCTGTCAGTGAAGCATGTGAAGCAG GTACTGTTGTGATGAGAGTAATGGCTACTGATGCTGATCAAGTGAACACACTCCACTCCAGTATTTACTACAGCATTGTGGAGGAGAGTAGCACAGCTGGGCTGTTCTTCATCAACTCTCAGACTGGAGAGATCACGGTTCTCCAGAACTCCATAGATAGGGAG aaacaaGATTCATATACGTTGACTATAAGAGCCATAGACATGGGTGGACAAGGGGGAGGAAACGCAGGAACCGGACAAGTTACGGTCCAAATTCTGGACATAAATGACAATGTTCCAACCCTGGAACAAGAATCA TATGAAGGGAATGTGCAGGAGAACACTTACAACATGGAAGTGATGAGGGTCCACTCCGTTGACATGGATCTGATTCACACTGAAAACTGGCAGTCTGTGTACACAATCGTTTCAGGGAATGAGGCAGGCTATTTCAGCATCACTACTGATTCTCAGACCAATGAAGGAGTTATCATGATTAATAAG GCCGTGGACTATGAAGAATTAAAGACGATAAACTTGGAAGTGGCTGTTTGCAACAAAGCAGCATACAATTTTGGCAGTaagtctggctctggctctggctctggctctggctctggctctggttctggttctggttctgggtCTGGGTCTGGGTCTGGGTCTGGTTCTGGGTCTGGGTCTGGGTCTGGGTCTGGGTCTGGGTCTGGGTCCACCTCAAAAGCCTACCCCGTTAAAATCAATGTGATAAATCAGAAGGAAGGCCCCCGATTCCAACCAAGTGTCAAAGTGGTGACTTTGTCTGAGGACCAGTCTTCCATCTCCATCAACAAAGTCATCGCCACCTACGCTGCTATTGACAGTGACACCTTAAAGACAGCCACCAACGTAAG GTATGCTAAATTCAAAGATGATGACAACTGGTTGATTATTGACCAAAAGACAGCAGAGATCAGGCTGAATAAAATGCCTGACAGAGAGTCCTTGTTCTTGGTCAATGGAACATATTATGCCAAAATTTTAGCCATCAGCGATG ACATTCCCGCAAAAACTGCCACAGGGACCGTAGCCATTCAGGTGGAGGACTTTAATGATCACTGTCCGAAACTGACCACGACAACTCAGACCATGTGCTTCGATGACAATGTGGTCTACGCCACAGCCGTAGACCAAGACAAGTTCCCCAATTCTGCACCATTTGCCTTCACTGTGATTCAGGGGAGCAGCAAGGAGAAATGGACAGTGGAGCATCTTAATG ATACCACGGCCATTCTGCGAGACCAATCCAACTTGTGGCCTGGCACGTACAAAGTGGCACTGGAGGTCAGAGACCAGCAGGGAAAGTTATGTGCTGATGTTCAGATGATGGACGTAATTGTGTGTCGTTGCAATGATGTCACTAAAACCTGTAAGCGGCGCATTCAAAAGACTGCTGAGTTTGGAGCTGCCGGTATCCTGCTTATGCTCTTGGGACTGCTTCTTCTGCTGT TGCTGCCCCTTCTTCTGCTGTTCTGCCTGTGTGGAGGTGCAGCAGCTCTTGGAGATTTCAAGGCCATTCCATATGATACGAAACAGCAGCTCATCTCATATCACACTGAGGGACAGGGAGAAGACAAG GACGTTCCTCTTCTTCACGTGCCATTGGAAGTTGTGGGTGACAATAGCAATGTCAACATTTTCAACAACTATGGAGATCGTGGGTACCTAGGTGGACCGACTGAAGTAGGAGCTGCAGATGGAAGATTAGCCTTATCCGGTGCTCAAAACTCTTCCAACTTGACAGCCGAGAACATGCACTTGTACAACCAATATAACCATTCTAGTGGGCAGATGGGGAGGGAGTACGTGGATGGTGGGTTGATGGCAGGAAACGAACGTCGTTTCTCCCAATACCATGGAGGGGTCTTCGATGGGATGGCTCTATCGGATAATTTCCTGGGGgattattattcaaat AAATCCAACCATGCTGCAAACCATTCCCAGCAGAAGGACGGTCTGCTGCTCTATAACTATGAGGGTCAGGGGTCCCTGGCAGGTTCTGTAGGTTGCTGCAGCCTTCTTGAGAATGAGAATGACCTTGAGTTCCTCAATGACCTTGGGCCTAAATTCAAAACCTTGGCTGAGATTTGTCACGGGTCAGCATTGGCGACCGAGTCTGTGAATGCAGGGGTTTCTTTCTCTTCACCCAGACCAGTGTCTCCTGTCTTTCCCGCCATCTCCACCGAAACTCATGTCCGTAGTCACACAGAGACAATCAGGGACAGGGACCACGTTAACACCCTCAATACCTTCAACACCCTCAACACCCCCAATGTAGCGTCTGGATCCTCCACCATCCTGCGTGAGGAGCGAATCACTGGGACAGCCCAGGGTTCAACCATCGTTCCCACAGTACATGTCAACGACAATATCGTGGTTCCCACTCAGACGATGCTCATACAGCAGCCCACTATGTACTATGCTGCCACGCCCATGTATGTAGTCGAGCCCAGTCCTCAAATGGTGCTTGTGGCAGGGGGTAACCAGCAGGCAATGGGTCATGTAGGCCAAGTTGGTTTAGGTCAGGGGCTGGTGCAGGTTGGTGGTCTGCAAGGTTCTCAGGGTATGGTCCTTGTAGATAGGCAAGTAGGAATGGGTGGAATCACAGGGCAAGTAGGAATGGGTGGAATCATAGGGCAAGTAGGAATGGGTGGAATGACAGGGCAAGTAGTACAAGGCCTTTCACAAGGAACTCTCTCCAGGTCCAGAAAAGTGTTGGTAGTGGAGAACGAGTCCTTAGGTGCAGGGCAAGGTGCCCACTTAGCACACGGCTTTATTCAGACAGGAAATGTGTCTGCGGAGCATGGTTTGCAGGTCAAAGGTGGTAACGGTTCGCAGTTTAAAACTCAGAGTATTTCACTGGCTTCACACGGTTCCACAGGGTCAACTGATGACTTTTCTCTTAAAGTCCCAACCAAAATGAAAGGAAGCCAGAAAGTGGTTGTTCAACGTAAGAAGGTCTCAGtcaaagagagaaatattgaATCTAGTACAAAAGCGTAA